The genomic window TCTCCGGAGTGCCGCCGCAATTACGTGAAAGCGCTCCAGGAATACTTCAAAACCCGCAAGAATTCATTGCCTGAAGAAGATTTGAAACGGCTGCAAACAAACCCACTACGCTTATTGGATAGCAAAGAGCCGGACACACAAGTGCTCGTCGAGGGTGCGCCACAGATTGTTGATTTCCTTGACGACGAATCAAACAAGCATTTTATCAAAGTGCTGGAGCATTTGGATGAATTAGATATTCCCTATGTGTTGAATCCACGACTGGTGCGCGGTTTGGATTATTATTCTCGCACTGCGTTTGAGATTTGGCCGGTACCCTATGAAGAACCACCGCAACCAGAAGCGCCAGCGCCCGAGCCAGTCAAAGGTCATCATAAGCCAGAAGAAGAAAAACCAGTGGAAGAAAAATTAGAAAAGCTGGATAAACCGTCAGCGCAGAGCGCATTGGGCGGCGGCGGCCGGTATGATTATCTCGTGGAGCAGTTGGGCGGACAGCCGACGCCAGCCATGGGGTTTGCGTGCGGCATTGAGCGATTGATTTTGGAAATGAAGTTGCGCCATATCTCTCCGGGCAGCGTGGTGAGTCCGGATATTTTTCTGGCTCAGCTTGGCGATGAAGCGCGAAAGAAGGCGCTGAAAGTTTTCAATCAGTTGCGTGCAGCTGGCTTCCAAGTCGCTGAAAGTTTTTCTAAGAATGGTTTGAAATCCCAGATGGAGCAGGCAAATCGTTTGGGCGTCAAATATACGGTTATCATCGGTCAGAAGGAATTGATGGATGACACGATTTTGATTCGAGATATGGAGAGTGGCATTCAGGAAACATTTGATTTCGAGAAAATGATTCCCGAATTGACGAAGCGTCTGCGAAAGAATGGGACGAATGGTGCAGCGCCCATCATGCCCCCCGTTCCGCAGACCGACCTCAATCAGCCGAAACTTTTATGACCGAGCAGTGCATTTTTTGCAGTATCGTCCAGGACGCAAAGCCTGAGGTACTTATTTTCCGCGGGAAACACATCGTGGCATTCCACGATATTTCTCCAAAAGCGCGCGTGCATGTCTTGGTCGTGCCCAAGGTGCATCGTGAATCACTCAATGCAATTACGCCAGCTGACTCCGAAATGATCGCTGAATTATTTGGTTCCATTCCTACGATTGCCGAACAGCTCGGCATTCGTCACAGCGGCTACAAAGTCGCGATTAATACCGGGGCTGATGGCGGGCAGGTAGTACCGCATCTGCATATTCATGTGCTGGGCGGAGAGCCACTTTCAAGCTTGGTCTAATGATCAGAAAAGTACCAATTTGGGCTTTTTTCCGCTATTCAGAATAAATTGACAATACTCCATCTGGCGTGTTATAGTAACAACGATTTTTGAGAGTAAATTATTTGAACTAACTTTTAGAAAGGAAGGTGACATTTCAGTGGTTGAAGTAAAAAAACGAGAAGGCGAGTCTCCCGAAAGTCTGCTCCGGCGCTTTACTAAGCGCGTTCAATCATCCGGCGTTTTACTCCGGGCGAAGCAGGGGCGGTATTATGCTCCGAAGCGCAGCAAACTTGAGCTTAAAGATGCAGCCGCGCGCCGTCAATTGATTACCGAAAAGAAAGAATTTCTCCGCAAAGTT from Candidatus Kerfeldbacteria bacterium includes these protein-coding regions:
- a CDS encoding histidine--tRNA ligase, producing the protein MPQKKSEKSKKPLQLLRGFKDILPEEQQYWDYVRTTVERLARTFSFARIELPLLEDANLFIRSVGKETDIVEKEMYVFEDKSGDTVALRPEGTAGVVRAYIEHGMITRPQPVKMYYVGPFFRHDRPQAGRYRQFNQFGFEVIGDAHPVIDALLMMMAYTIFNDVGVPVTLQVNSLGSPECRRNYVKALQEYFKTRKNSLPEEDLKRLQTNPLRLLDSKEPDTQVLVEGAPQIVDFLDDESNKHFIKVLEHLDELDIPYVLNPRLVRGLDYYSRTAFEIWPVPYEEPPQPEAPAPEPVKGHHKPEEEKPVEEKLEKLDKPSAQSALGGGGRYDYLVEQLGGQPTPAMGFACGIERLILEMKLRHISPGSVVSPDIFLAQLGDEARKKALKVFNQLRAAGFQVAESFSKNGLKSQMEQANRLGVKYTVIIGQKELMDDTILIRDMESGIQETFDFEKMIPELTKRLRKNGTNGAAPIMPPVPQTDLNQPKLL
- a CDS encoding HIT domain-containing protein, with translation MTEQCIFCSIVQDAKPEVLIFRGKHIVAFHDISPKARVHVLVVPKVHRESLNAITPADSEMIAELFGSIPTIAEQLGIRHSGYKVAINTGADGGQVVPHLHIHVLGGEPLSSLV
- the rpsU gene encoding 30S ribosomal protein S21; this translates as MVEVKKREGESPESLLRRFTKRVQSSGVLLRAKQGRYYAPKRSKLELKDAAARRQLITEKKEFLRKVGKLEEFIDPRRPNKRGTIKKLLQAKIRSK